The following proteins come from a genomic window of Pseudomonas sp. WJP1:
- a CDS encoding aminoglycoside phosphotransferase family protein, with amino-acid sequence MPDQDLRLQHLKVWLDEQLAILFAQQGWGAVPPATLTAASSDASFRRYFRWEGAGRSLIVMDAPPPQENCKPFVDIAFLLAKSGINVPKIYAEDLERGFLLLNDLGNKTYLDVIDSANADDLFKDALQALLAFQQLPMVAPLPSYDVALLRRELELFPEWYVKHELGIEFDAAQQVLWQQVSDLLIDSALAQPKVLVHRDYMPRNLMLSEPNPGVLDFQDAVYGPVTYDVTCLFKDAFLSWPEERVRGWLENYWQQAAALDIPVQPDFEDFLRASDLMGVQRHLKVIGIFARICHRDGKPRYLGDVPRFFAYIDAVIARRPELAELDVLLASLRAGVPA; translated from the coding sequence ATGCCTGACCAAGATCTACGTTTGCAACACCTGAAAGTTTGGCTCGATGAACAATTGGCAATCCTTTTCGCGCAACAGGGATGGGGTGCCGTACCCCCGGCCACGTTGACTGCGGCCAGCAGCGACGCGAGTTTTCGGCGCTATTTCCGTTGGGAAGGCGCCGGTAGGAGCTTGATCGTGATGGACGCCCCCCCGCCCCAGGAAAACTGCAAACCCTTCGTGGATATCGCTTTTCTGCTGGCGAAATCCGGAATAAATGTGCCGAAGATCTACGCCGAAGACCTTGAGCGCGGATTTCTTTTGCTTAATGACCTGGGCAACAAGACGTACCTGGACGTGATCGACAGCGCAAACGCCGACGATTTGTTCAAGGATGCCCTGCAAGCGCTGCTGGCATTCCAGCAGTTGCCGATGGTTGCGCCACTGCCGAGTTACGACGTGGCGTTGTTGCGACGTGAGCTGGAGTTGTTCCCCGAGTGGTACGTCAAGCATGAGCTGGGCATCGAGTTCGATGCGGCGCAGCAAGTCCTCTGGCAGCAGGTCAGCGATCTGCTGATCGACAGTGCTCTGGCTCAGCCGAAGGTCCTGGTGCACCGCGACTACATGCCGCGCAATCTGATGCTCAGCGAACCCAACCCCGGCGTGCTGGATTTCCAGGACGCCGTCTATGGCCCTGTCACCTACGACGTGACCTGCCTGTTCAAGGATGCCTTCCTCAGTTGGCCCGAGGAGCGCGTGCGCGGCTGGCTGGAAAATTACTGGCAGCAAGCAGCTGCGCTGGACATTCCGGTGCAGCCAGACTTCGAAGACTTCCTGCGCGCCAGCGACCTGATGGGCGTGCAGCGTCACCTCAAGGTGATCGGGATCTTCGCTCGTATTTGCCACCGCGACGGTAAGCCGCGTTACCTGGGCGATGTGCCACGCTTCTTTGCGTATATAGATGCAGTGATTGCGCGTCGTCCTGAGCTGGCTGAACTGGATGTATTGCTGGCCAGCCTGCGTGCTGGAGTGCCGGCATGA
- the apaG gene encoding Co2+/Mg2+ efflux protein ApaG, with protein sequence MSDPRYQVDVSVVTRYLAEQSQPEQERFAFAYTITVKNNGLLPARLLSRHWVITDGDGHVEEVRGAGVVGQQPEIEPGKSHTYSSGTVMTTKVGTMQGSYEMRAEDGKHFDAIIAPFRLAVPGALH encoded by the coding sequence ATGTCCGATCCTCGTTATCAGGTCGACGTCAGCGTCGTCACCCGCTATCTGGCAGAACAATCGCAACCCGAGCAAGAGCGTTTTGCCTTCGCGTACACCATCACCGTGAAAAATAACGGCCTGCTACCGGCCAGACTGTTGTCACGGCATTGGGTCATCACCGATGGCGATGGGCATGTCGAGGAAGTTCGCGGTGCGGGCGTAGTTGGCCAGCAACCGGAGATCGAGCCCGGTAAAAGCCATACTTATAGCAGCGGCACCGTCATGACCACCAAAGTCGGCACCATGCAGGGCAGCTACGAGATGCGCGCCGAGGATGGCAAACATTTCGATGCCATCATCGCCCCATTCCGCCTGGCGGTGCCCGGAGCCTTGCACTGA
- the pdxA gene encoding 4-hydroxythreonine-4-phosphate dehydrogenase PdxA, which yields MKPKRFALTPGEPAGIGPDLCLLLAAHAQPHPLIAITSRDLLLERAAQLGVVVDVLPVMPDNWPDAPAPANSLYVWDTPLNAKVVAGQLDKANAAFVLETLTRAGQGCLDGHFAGMITAPVHKGVINESGIAFSGHTEFLADLTHTSQVVMMLATRGLRVALVTTHLPLREIADAITPERLERVTRILHSDLKEKFGIAQPRILVCGLNPHAGEGGHLGHEEIDIIEPTLERLRGEGMDLRGPLPADTLFTPKYLEHCDAVLAMYHDQGLPVLKYKGFGAAVNVTLGLPIIRTSVDHGTALDLAGSGKIDTGSLQVALETAYQMAETRL from the coding sequence GTGAAACCCAAGCGTTTCGCGCTGACACCCGGCGAACCGGCCGGCATAGGTCCCGACCTGTGCCTGCTGCTCGCCGCGCACGCCCAGCCACACCCCCTGATTGCCATTACCAGCCGCGACCTGCTCCTTGAGCGGGCCGCGCAGCTGGGCGTGGTCGTCGATGTGCTGCCCGTCATGCCGGACAACTGGCCGGATGCTCCCGCTCCCGCCAATAGCCTGTATGTGTGGGATACACCGCTCAACGCCAAGGTGGTCGCTGGGCAGCTGGACAAGGCTAACGCCGCTTTCGTCCTGGAGACCCTGACCCGCGCTGGCCAGGGCTGCCTGGACGGGCATTTTGCCGGCATGATCACCGCCCCGGTGCACAAGGGCGTGATCAATGAATCCGGTATCGCGTTTTCCGGGCACACGGAATTTCTCGCCGACCTGACCCACACCTCGCAAGTGGTCATGATGCTCGCCACCCGCGGCCTGCGCGTGGCGCTGGTCACCACTCACCTGCCCCTGCGCGAGATTGCCGATGCGATCACGCCGGAGCGTCTGGAGCGGGTCACGCGAATCCTGCACAGCGACCTGAAAGAAAAGTTCGGCATCGCCCAGCCACGTATCCTGGTGTGCGGGCTCAACCCCCATGCCGGTGAAGGCGGACACCTGGGCCATGAAGAAATCGATATCATCGAACCCACGCTAGAGCGCCTGCGCGGCGAAGGCATGGACCTACGTGGCCCGTTGCCCGCCGACACTCTGTTTACCCCCAAATATCTGGAGCACTGCGATGCAGTGCTGGCGATGTACCACGACCAGGGCCTGCCTGTGCTGAAATACAAAGGCTTCGGCGCAGCAGTCAATGTGACCCTCGGCTTGCCAATCATCCGCACATCGGTCGACCACGGCACCGCCCTGGACCTGGCCGGCAGTGGCAAGATCGACACCGGCAGCCTGCAAGTCGCCCTGGAAACCGCCTACCAGATGGCCGAGACCCGTTTATGA
- a CDS encoding LPS-assembly protein LptD: MALKSPAFRKKFPLLMTGSLLALQPLASPFVVAAEQYDCSVSASGAWNCAPKSQAAALPPRPVHEGSAASTTGQAPAETGASEDTGAKPALVTESKGRGLKSRSADYSHLDWVPREQLTAAQLAETGPYCSGSYIEPIRPGMNDKTNKSDAPTFIGAKASRYKQDEQVATLAGDVVMRQGSMQVEADEANLYQAESRGELSGNVRIRDNGALIVGDHADVQLDTGEAKVDNAEYVMHKSRIRGNALYAKRAENAIIRLKDGTYTTCEPNSNAWQLKGNNITLNPATGFGTATNVTLRVKDIPILYTPYIYFPIDDRRQSGFLPPTIGSGSDTGFLLVTPYYFNLAPNYDATLYPRYMSDRGLLMEGEFRYLTKSSEGQFGAAYLNDENDDRKQQSDYDKTRYMYNWQHKGGLDSRVLTQVDYTKISDPYYFQDLQTDQIGVKSADYVNQQGAVTYRGDSYTARVNAQAYQLATVSNITPYDRLPQITFNGALPERPGGLSFTYDTELVRFDRDLKNGTYTDEDGNVSPRLDTNVQGLARANGDRLNLAPAVSYPMEASYGFLTPKLKYQYTQYQLDLDSIGKSQVAAQTAEQDRLNGTFDSNQNRGVPIASIDSGLYFDRKTNWFGKDYNQTLEPRLFYLYVPEKDQEDIPVFDTSEYTFSYASLFRDNRFSGSDRVGDENKLSLGVTSRWIEENGFERQRISVGQAFYFKDREVQLPGIDAKTREDAHSDVSPYALEYEYRWNRDWRTTADYNWDPDTRSPRSGSAMFHYQPEDNPNKVINAGYRYRNDQIRYDQNSGTWQVGGGDYGTPGQPGYVKDYYKIVQHDFSVIWPVVPQWNVISRWQYDYNRNRTLEAFGGFEYDNCCWKLRLINRYWVDYDETSQDAPQNEKGDHGVFLQIVLKGLGGLTGAKVESFLDKGIQGYREREDQAF; this comes from the coding sequence ATGGCATTGAAATCCCCCGCGTTTCGTAAAAAATTTCCGTTGTTGATGACCGGCAGTTTGCTGGCTCTGCAACCCTTGGCCAGCCCTTTCGTGGTCGCCGCGGAACAGTATGACTGCTCGGTCTCTGCTTCGGGTGCCTGGAATTGTGCGCCAAAATCGCAGGCGGCTGCATTGCCTCCGCGCCCAGTCCATGAGGGCAGCGCAGCCAGCACCACCGGCCAGGCACCCGCCGAAACGGGCGCCAGCGAAGACACGGGGGCCAAACCAGCACTGGTCACCGAATCCAAAGGCCGTGGCCTCAAGTCGCGTAGCGCAGACTACAGCCACCTCGACTGGGTTCCGCGCGAGCAGCTCACTGCAGCACAATTGGCCGAAACCGGTCCTTATTGCTCTGGTTCCTATATCGAACCGATTCGTCCTGGCATGAATGACAAGACGAATAAAAGTGACGCCCCAACCTTTATCGGCGCCAAAGCTTCCCGCTACAAGCAGGATGAGCAAGTCGCCACCCTGGCCGGTGACGTGGTCATGCGCCAGGGCAGCATGCAGGTCGAAGCCGACGAAGCCAACCTGTACCAGGCCGAGAGCCGTGGTGAGCTGAGCGGCAACGTGCGCATTCGCGACAACGGCGCACTGATCGTGGGTGACCACGCCGACGTGCAGCTCGATACCGGTGAGGCCAAGGTCGACAACGCCGAATACGTGATGCACAAATCGCGCATCCGCGGTAACGCGCTGTACGCCAAGCGTGCCGAGAACGCCATCATTCGACTCAAGGATGGTACGTACACCACGTGCGAGCCGAACAGCAACGCCTGGCAGCTCAAGGGCAACAACATCACCTTGAACCCGGCTACCGGCTTCGGTACGGCGACCAACGTCACACTGCGGGTCAAGGACATTCCGATCCTGTATACGCCGTACATCTACTTCCCGATCGACGACCGTCGTCAATCCGGCTTCCTGCCGCCGACCATCGGCAGCGGCAGCGACACTGGTTTCCTGCTGGTCACGCCGTACTACTTCAACCTGGCACCAAACTACGATGCCACGTTGTACCCGCGCTACATGAGTGATCGCGGCCTGTTGATGGAAGGCGAATTCCGCTACCTGACCAAGTCCAGCGAAGGTCAGTTCGGCGCCGCGTACCTCAACGACGAGAACGACGATCGCAAGCAGCAGAGCGACTACGATAAAACCCGCTACATGTACAACTGGCAGCACAAGGGTGGTCTGGACTCGCGTGTCCTGACCCAGGTCGACTACACCAAGATCAGCGATCCCTATTACTTCCAGGATCTGCAGACCGACCAGATTGGCGTTAAGAGTGCCGACTACGTCAACCAGCAGGGCGCCGTTACCTACCGTGGCGACAGCTACACCGCCCGCGTGAATGCCCAGGCGTATCAACTGGCGACTGTGTCGAACATCACCCCGTACGACCGTTTGCCGCAGATCACCTTCAACGGTGCGTTGCCGGAGCGTCCAGGCGGCCTGAGTTTCACCTATGACACTGAGCTCGTGCGGTTCGACCGGGACTTGAAGAACGGCACCTACACCGATGAAGACGGCAATGTATCGCCGCGCCTCGACACCAACGTTCAGGGTCTGGCACGCGCCAATGGCGATCGCCTCAACCTGGCGCCAGCCGTCAGCTACCCGATGGAGGCAAGCTACGGTTTCCTGACGCCAAAACTCAAGTACCAGTACACGCAGTACCAACTGGACCTGGACAGCATCGGGAAAAGCCAGGTTGCCGCGCAAACTGCAGAACAGGACCGGCTCAACGGCACGTTCGACAGCAACCAGAACCGCGGCGTGCCAATCGCAAGCATCGACAGCGGCCTGTATTTCGACCGCAAGACCAACTGGTTTGGCAAAGACTATAACCAGACCCTTGAGCCACGCCTGTTCTACCTCTACGTACCCGAGAAGGACCAGGAAGACATTCCGGTATTCGACACCAGCGAATACACATTCAGCTATGCATCGCTGTTCCGCGACAACCGTTTCTCTGGTTCCGACCGTGTCGGCGACGAGAACAAACTGTCCCTGGGCGTGACCAGCCGCTGGATCGAAGAAAACGGCTTCGAGCGCCAACGCATCAGCGTCGGCCAGGCTTTCTACTTCAAGGATCGCGAAGTCCAGCTGCCGGGCATCGATGCAAAAACCCGCGAAGACGCGCACTCTGACGTTTCTCCTTACGCGCTGGAATACGAATATCGCTGGAACCGCGATTGGCGCACCACTGCCGATTACAACTGGGACCCGGACACCCGCAGCCCCCGTTCGGGCAGCGCGATGTTCCATTACCAGCCTGAAGACAACCCGAACAAGGTCATCAACGCCGGCTATCGCTATCGCAATGACCAGATTCGTTATGACCAGAACTCCGGTACATGGCAAGTGGGCGGCGGTGACTACGGCACCCCGGGCCAGCCTGGCTACGTGAAGGACTACTACAAGATCGTACAGCACGACTTCTCGGTGATCTGGCCGGTCGTGCCGCAATGGAACGTCATCAGCCGCTGGCAGTACGACTACAACCGCAACCGTACCCTGGAAGCCTTCGGTGGTTTCGAGTACGACAACTGCTGCTGGAAACTGCGCCTGATCAACCGTTACTGGGTCGATTATGACGAAACCAGTCAAGACGCCCCGCAAAACGAAAAAGGCGACCATGGCGTCTTCCTCCAAATTGTTCTGAAGGGACTCGGCGGCCTCACCGGCGCCAAAGTAGAGAGTTTCCTCGACAAAGGCATCCAAGGTTATCGTGAACGTGAAGACCAAGCTTTCTGA
- a CDS encoding symmetrical bis(5'-nucleosyl)-tetraphosphatase: MATYAVGDLQGCLEALQCLLKKVAFDPAKDRLWLVGDLVNRGPQSLETLRFLYSIRHSLVCVLGNHDLHLLAAGKNIERLKKADTLREIIEAPDSAELLEWLRQQKLMHYDEQRNVAMVHAGIPPQWSLRKALKYASEVETALRDDNLLPPYLDGMYGNDPAKWDSDLKGVTRLRVITNYFTRMRFCTAEGKLDLKSKEGLGTAPAGYKPWFQHKERKTRDVKIIFGHWAALEGKIQEPGISALDTGCVWGGALTLMNVDTGERLACKCDEHGHAAEPPVAPRISEPSPVSAPR, translated from the coding sequence ATGGCAACCTATGCCGTCGGCGACCTGCAAGGCTGCCTCGAGGCATTGCAATGCCTGCTCAAGAAGGTCGCCTTCGACCCGGCAAAAGACCGTCTGTGGCTGGTAGGCGACCTGGTCAACCGCGGCCCGCAGTCGCTGGAAACCCTGCGTTTCCTCTATAGCATCCGTCACTCACTGGTGTGCGTGCTCGGCAACCACGACCTGCACTTGCTGGCGGCCGGAAAGAACATCGAGCGCCTGAAGAAAGCCGACACTCTGCGCGAGATCATCGAAGCCCCCGATAGCGCCGAGCTACTGGAATGGCTGCGCCAGCAAAAACTCATGCACTACGATGAACAGCGCAACGTGGCGATGGTGCATGCTGGCATTCCGCCGCAGTGGTCACTGCGCAAAGCATTGAAATACGCGTCCGAAGTCGAGACGGCCCTGCGTGATGACAACCTGCTGCCGCCCTACCTCGATGGCATGTACGGTAACGATCCGGCGAAATGGGACAGTGACCTCAAGGGCGTGACGCGTCTGCGGGTGATTACCAACTATTTCACGCGCATGCGCTTCTGTACGGCCGAGGGCAAGCTCGACCTCAAGAGCAAGGAAGGCCTGGGCACGGCCCCTGCAGGCTACAAGCCCTGGTTCCAGCACAAGGAACGCAAGACCAGGGACGTGAAAATCATCTTCGGCCACTGGGCGGCGCTGGAAGGCAAGATCCAGGAACCGGGTATCTCGGCCCTCGACACCGGTTGCGTCTGGGGCGGCGCCCTGACCCTGATGAATGTCGACACGGGTGAACGCCTGGCCTGCAAATGCGACGAGCATGGCCATGCCGCCGAACCGCCAGTCGCCCCACGGATTTCCGAACCATCGCCAGTCAGCGCCCCGCGCTAG
- a CDS encoding alpha/beta hydrolase family protein, with protein MLPVYRLALPALCLSLILPWAFSVEAADPTPAAAEKPAEEKPLERQPLPERSQEEAIALERTIARQEQQQLQAGSDTFLALWKPANSADPKGAVIIIPGAGETVDWPQAIGPLRRQLPDAQWSSLSITLPDLQSDAIAPRVVEAAPAAKAPDVGSKDSTTAAPIEQAAGGEAEVVDKAVAETADEQSKADAERIFARIDAAIAFAEQQSARSIVLLGHGTGAYWAARYLSEKQTAQVERFVMVAAQTPAKAAPELDELAPTLKLPTADLFYMDKPLDRNAALARLQASKRLKTSAFSQVSLKALPGNNKAQQEQLVRRVRGWLNPQNAPE; from the coding sequence ATGCTCCCTGTCTACCGCCTGGCACTGCCAGCATTGTGCCTGTCGCTGATCCTGCCATGGGCTTTTTCCGTTGAGGCGGCTGACCCGACGCCTGCCGCAGCAGAAAAACCCGCCGAAGAAAAACCACTCGAACGCCAGCCGTTGCCTGAGCGTAGTCAGGAAGAAGCGATTGCACTGGAGCGAACAATTGCGCGCCAGGAACAGCAACAACTGCAAGCGGGCAGCGATACGTTCCTGGCCCTGTGGAAGCCGGCCAACTCCGCCGACCCCAAAGGCGCAGTCATTATCATCCCCGGCGCTGGCGAAACCGTTGACTGGCCGCAAGCAATCGGCCCATTGCGCCGCCAATTGCCGGATGCCCAATGGAGCAGCCTGAGTATCACCTTGCCTGATCTGCAAAGTGATGCCATAGCACCGCGCGTTGTGGAGGCCGCTCCAGCAGCCAAGGCGCCAGACGTCGGCAGCAAAGACTCAACCACCGCGGCCCCCATCGAACAGGCGGCGGGCGGCGAAGCCGAGGTGGTGGACAAGGCAGTCGCCGAAACCGCCGACGAGCAAAGCAAGGCTGACGCCGAGCGAATCTTCGCCCGCATCGACGCGGCCATCGCTTTTGCCGAACAGCAGAGCGCTCGCAGCATCGTGCTGCTGGGGCATGGCACCGGTGCCTATTGGGCCGCGCGGTATCTGAGCGAGAAGCAGACGGCGCAAGTCGAGCGCTTCGTCATGGTCGCCGCGCAGACGCCGGCCAAGGCGGCACCTGAACTGGACGAACTCGCGCCAACCCTAAAGCTGCCCACCGCCGACCTCTTCTATATGGACAAGCCGCTGGACCGCAACGCGGCACTGGCCCGCTTGCAAGCCAGTAAACGCTTGAAGACTTCGGCCTTCAGCCAGGTTTCGCTCAAGGCTTTGCCAGGCAATAACAAGGCACAACAGGAACAATTGGTGCGCCGGGTACGGGGTTGGCTAAATCCGCAGAATGCGCCGGAGTGA
- the murU gene encoding N-acetylmuramate alpha-1-phosphate uridylyltransferase MurU, with product MKAMILAAGKGERMRPLTLTTPKPLVRAGGVPLIEYHLRALAAAGFTEIVINHAWLGQQIEDYLGDGSRYGVSIRYSAEGEPLETGGGIFRALPLLGDEAFLVVNGDIWTDYDFSVLHQPITGLAHLVLADNPPHHLAGDFSLDDGQVRDGQPDTATLTYSGIAVLHPQLFDGCSAGAFKLAPLLRKAMADGQVSGERLKGLWVDVGTHERLAEAETLIEASR from the coding sequence ATGAAGGCGATGATTCTGGCGGCAGGCAAGGGCGAACGCATGCGTCCCTTGACCCTGACCACGCCCAAGCCGCTGGTTCGTGCCGGTGGCGTGCCGTTGATCGAGTATCACCTGCGAGCCCTGGCGGCGGCGGGCTTTACCGAGATCGTGATCAATCATGCCTGGCTGGGTCAGCAGATCGAAGACTATCTGGGCGATGGCTCGCGCTACGGTGTGAGCATTCGCTACTCGGCCGAAGGTGAACCGCTGGAGACCGGTGGCGGAATCTTCCGCGCCTTGCCGTTGCTGGGTGACGAGGCTTTCCTGGTCGTCAACGGTGATATCTGGACCGACTACGACTTCAGTGTGCTGCATCAACCCATCACCGGGCTGGCGCATCTGGTGCTGGCCGACAACCCACCCCATCATCTCGCCGGAGACTTCAGCCTGGACGACGGCCAGGTCCGGGATGGCCAGCCGGACACCGCAACCCTGACCTACAGCGGTATCGCCGTGCTGCATCCACAGTTGTTCGATGGTTGCTCGGCAGGGGCGTTCAAGCTCGCGCCGTTGTTGCGCAAGGCCATGGCTGACGGGCAAGTGAGCGGCGAACGCCTGAAGGGGCTTTGGGTGGATGTCGGGACCCACGAGCGTCTGGCCGAAGCTGAAACCCTGATCGAAGCGAGCCGCTGA
- a CDS encoding DnaJ domain-containing protein, producing the protein MLWPGTLIGAGAGFAIASIPGAMLGALLGQVLDRHLHLQSWAHLREKLGGRPVLRNDELLFVLLGRLAKCDGRVVEGHIKQARAEMRALEMSESAQRRAIAAFNRGKSGSDRLRGHLLRLRTQPFAAEGVLRACWRMVWADGHAGIRERELLLQWGGWLGWSERKVKALAADYEPQQRPLANSVTTYQDALRLLGVSATSEPAQIKRAYRRLLSRHHPDKIAGSGATASQVREATDKTRELHNAYTLIRQRRDFR; encoded by the coding sequence ATGCTGTGGCCAGGGACTCTGATCGGAGCCGGAGCGGGCTTTGCCATCGCCAGCATTCCGGGAGCCATGCTCGGGGCCTTGCTGGGGCAGGTGCTGGATCGGCACCTGCACCTGCAAAGCTGGGCGCATTTGCGTGAAAAGCTCGGGGGTCGACCTGTCCTGCGCAACGACGAGTTGTTGTTTGTGTTACTGGGGCGCCTGGCCAAGTGTGACGGACGGGTAGTGGAGGGACATATCAAGCAGGCTCGCGCGGAGATGCGTGCCCTGGAAATGTCCGAATCGGCACAGCGCCGGGCGATTGCCGCGTTCAATCGTGGCAAGTCGGGCAGTGACCGGTTGCGTGGCCATCTGCTTCGGCTGAGAACTCAGCCATTTGCCGCAGAAGGGGTGTTGCGCGCTTGCTGGCGAATGGTTTGGGCCGATGGTCATGCGGGCATCCGCGAGCGTGAATTGCTGCTCCAGTGGGGCGGTTGGCTTGGGTGGAGCGAGCGGAAGGTCAAGGCGTTGGCGGCCGATTACGAGCCACAGCAGCGTCCGTTGGCCAACAGTGTTACTACCTATCAGGACGCCTTGCGATTGCTGGGTGTATCTGCCACCAGTGAGCCCGCCCAGATCAAGCGCGCCTATCGACGCCTGCTCAGTCGTCATCACCCGGACAAGATTGCCGGCAGTGGTGCAACCGCGTCGCAGGTTCGCGAGGCGACCGACAAGACGCGCGAGTTGCACAACGCCTATACGTTGATTCGACAGCGGCGGGATTTTCGCTAA
- the surA gene encoding peptidylprolyl isomerase SurA: MKTKLSDCLRPLLLGALFLGTAANAAVQSIDKVVAIVDNDVVMQSQLDQRVHEVQQTIAKRGSAVPPASVLEQQVLERLIVENLQLQIGERSGIRITDEELNQAVGTIAQRNNMSVEQFRAALTRDGLSYDDARDQIRREMVISRVRQRRVAERIQVSEQEVKNFLASDLGKMQLSEEFRLANILIPTPESANSDAIQNAAKQADAVYQQLKQGADFGQLAIAKSASETALEGGDMGWRKAAQLPPPFDRLLSTMAVGDITQPMRTPGGFIILKITDKRGGGAQVRDEVHVRHILVKPSPIRDEAKTKALAESLYTRIEAGEDFGELAKSYSEDPGSALNGGDLNWIDPNVLVPEFREVMAKTPQGQLSKPFQTQYGWHVLEVLGRRATDSTTQAREQQAMTVLRNRKYDEELQTWLRQIRDEAYVEIKLPGADQAAQ, translated from the coding sequence GTGAAGACCAAGCTTTCTGATTGTCTGCGCCCGCTGTTGCTGGGCGCGCTGTTCCTGGGTACCGCGGCCAACGCCGCGGTACAGTCCATCGATAAAGTGGTGGCCATTGTCGACAACGACGTGGTCATGCAGAGCCAACTGGACCAACGGGTCCATGAAGTCCAGCAAACCATCGCCAAGCGCGGCTCCGCCGTGCCACCGGCCAGCGTACTGGAACAACAGGTGCTTGAGCGCCTGATCGTCGAGAACCTGCAACTGCAGATCGGCGAACGCTCCGGCATCCGTATCACCGATGAAGAACTGAACCAGGCTGTCGGCACCATTGCCCAGCGCAACAACATGTCGGTCGAGCAATTCCGCGCCGCCCTGACGCGTGACGGCTTGTCCTACGACGACGCACGTGACCAGATTCGTCGCGAAATGGTCATCAGCCGCGTGCGTCAGCGTCGCGTTGCCGAGCGCATCCAGGTCTCCGAGCAGGAGGTGAAGAACTTCCTGGCCTCGGATCTTGGCAAAATGCAGCTGTCCGAAGAGTTCCGCCTGGCCAACATCCTGATTCCTACGCCGGAAAGCGCCAACTCCGACGCCATCCAGAATGCCGCCAAGCAGGCCGACGCGGTTTACCAGCAGCTCAAGCAAGGCGCTGACTTCGGTCAGTTGGCAATCGCCAAGTCCGCCAGCGAAACCGCACTGGAAGGTGGCGACATGGGCTGGCGTAAAGCTGCTCAATTGCCACCACCCTTCGATCGCCTGTTGAGCACCATGGCGGTTGGCGACATCACCCAACCCATGCGCACGCCGGGGGGCTTCATCATCCTGAAGATCACCGACAAGCGTGGCGGTGGGGCGCAGGTGCGTGACGAAGTGCACGTCCGTCACATCCTGGTCAAACCAAGTCCGATCCGTGACGAAGCAAAAACCAAGGCCCTGGCCGAGTCGCTCTACACCCGCATCGAAGCAGGCGAAGATTTCGGCGAACTGGCAAAAAGCTACTCGGAAGACCCGGGTTCCGCCCTCAATGGCGGCGACCTGAACTGGATCGACCCGAATGTATTGGTTCCGGAGTTCCGCGAAGTGATGGCCAAGACCCCGCAAGGTCAGCTGTCCAAGCCATTCCAGACTCAATACGGCTGGCACGTCCTGGAAGTCCTCGGTCGCCGCGCCACCGACAGCACGACCCAGGCTCGCGAGCAGCAAGCGATGACCGTACTGCGTAACCGCAAGTACGACGAAGAGCTGCAAACCTGGCTGCGTCAGATCCGTGACGAAGCGTACGTGGAAATCAAACTCCCTGGCGCCGACCAGGCAGCACAGTGA
- the rsmA gene encoding 16S rRNA (adenine(1518)-N(6)/adenine(1519)-N(6))-dimethyltransferase RsmA yields MTEQYQHKARKRFGQNFLHDAGVIDRILRSIHAKAEDRLLEIGPGQGALTQGLLSSGAQLDVVELDKDLIPILNQQFAGKSNFNLHQGDALKFDFTSLNAAPGSLRVVGNLPYNISTPLIFHLLHNAHLIRDMHFMLQKEVVERLAAGPGGGDWGRLSIMVQYHCRVEHLFNVGPGAFNPPPKVDSAIVRLVPHAVLPHPAKDHRLLERVVREAFNQRRKTLRNTLKLLLSNAEIEAAGVDGSLRPEQLDLAAFVRLADKLSEQVLQKAADA; encoded by the coding sequence ATGACCGAGCAATACCAACACAAGGCGCGCAAGCGTTTTGGCCAGAACTTCCTGCACGATGCTGGCGTTATCGACCGCATCCTGCGCTCCATCCATGCCAAGGCCGAAGACCGTCTACTGGAAATCGGCCCTGGCCAGGGCGCGCTGACCCAAGGCCTGCTCAGCAGCGGTGCCCAGCTCGACGTGGTGGAACTGGACAAGGACCTGATCCCGATCCTCAACCAGCAGTTCGCCGGCAAGAGCAACTTCAACCTGCATCAGGGTGATGCGTTGAAGTTCGATTTCACCAGCCTGAATGCCGCACCTGGTAGCCTGCGTGTAGTCGGCAACCTGCCGTACAACATCTCTACACCGCTGATTTTCCACCTGCTGCACAACGCCCACCTGATCCGCGACATGCACTTCATGCTGCAGAAAGAAGTGGTCGAGCGTCTGGCGGCAGGGCCTGGCGGCGGTGACTGGGGCCGGCTGTCGATCATGGTCCAGTACCACTGCCGGGTCGAACATCTGTTCAACGTAGGACCCGGCGCGTTCAATCCACCACCGAAGGTCGACTCGGCCATCGTGCGCCTGGTGCCCCACGCGGTATTGCCGCACCCGGCCAAGGACCACCGTTTGCTGGAGCGCGTCGTGCGCGAGGCTTTCAATCAGCGCCGCAAAACCCTGCGCAACACCCTCAAGCTGTTGCTGAGCAACGCCGAAATCGAAGCCGCCGGCGTCGATGGCAGCTTGCGCCCCGAGCAGCTTGATCTGGCGGCATTCGTGCGCCTTGCCGACAAGCTTAGCGAACAAGTCCTACAGAAAGCCGCGGACGCCTGA